A section of the Gloeobacter violaceus PCC 7421 genome encodes:
- a CDS encoding MFS transporter yields the protein MSAPVQIPAPAQSRDWPYLVGVGGYAILDTVLQTWLIFLFTAQTAPGGPLVAPAVFGLALLAARICEAVANPLAGFGADRSGRPWLFLLVGTLVFGGAGLALFWAPGPGLGPLNAALLFALLPLALVAQSSYIVPYLGLLPQLARDDERRVRVSNGQALVLLAGVFVGQVLSGPALGWLDNRLALMATLFIALAMALMLVPLLSVRSLQMERSRLVLAQMGQVLVRNPGFRILVVAQALFWLGFNTVRLAAIFFVTVLLGQEAARLSLFLGAIFLVTVPSLLALRFVVPRLGKRRSMILATGSFAVLLPLLATVGRSVGPLSAEQWALSLFASLGFPLAILSVVQNPMVAEQVEQDAKSSGEAKGALFFGLQGLAIKLSYGLAAALLGFLQSQFGYSPGQPLGIQLVGPIAGVLALGAAIAYGFYPKDFEQSATQPAETRK from the coding sequence ATGAGCGCCCCTGTGCAAATTCCCGCCCCGGCCCAATCGCGCGATTGGCCCTACCTCGTCGGTGTGGGCGGCTACGCGATCCTCGACACCGTCCTGCAGACGTGGCTGATATTTTTGTTTACCGCCCAGACGGCCCCGGGCGGGCCGCTGGTCGCTCCGGCCGTCTTTGGGCTGGCGCTTTTGGCGGCGCGCATCTGCGAGGCGGTGGCCAACCCCCTGGCCGGATTCGGGGCCGACCGCAGCGGCAGGCCGTGGCTGTTTTTGCTGGTGGGGACTTTGGTCTTCGGCGGGGCGGGATTGGCGCTATTCTGGGCGCCGGGTCCGGGCCTCGGGCCGCTCAACGCCGCGCTGCTCTTTGCGCTGTTGCCCCTCGCCCTGGTGGCACAGTCGAGCTACATCGTGCCGTACCTCGGACTGTTGCCGCAGTTGGCCCGCGACGACGAGCGCCGCGTGCGCGTGAGTAACGGCCAGGCGCTGGTGCTGCTGGCCGGTGTGTTCGTGGGTCAGGTGCTCTCCGGCCCGGCGCTGGGGTGGTTGGACAACCGGCTTGCGCTGATGGCGACGCTGTTTATCGCCCTGGCCATGGCCCTGATGCTGGTGCCGCTGCTGTCGGTCCGCTCGCTGCAGATGGAGCGCTCCCGTTTGGTGCTCGCCCAGATGGGGCAGGTGCTGGTGCGCAACCCCGGCTTTCGGATCTTGGTGGTGGCCCAGGCGCTCTTCTGGCTCGGGTTCAACACGGTGCGCCTGGCAGCCATCTTTTTTGTAACGGTGCTGCTGGGACAGGAAGCGGCCCGGCTGTCGCTGTTTTTGGGGGCGATTTTTCTGGTGACGGTGCCGTCGCTTTTGGCGTTGCGCTTTGTGGTGCCGCGGCTGGGTAAGCGCAGGAGCATGATCCTCGCCACCGGCAGCTTCGCGGTGCTCCTGCCGCTGCTTGCCACGGTCGGCCGCTCGGTCGGGCCTTTGAGCGCCGAGCAGTGGGCCTTGTCGCTCTTCGCCTCGCTCGGTTTTCCGCTGGCCATCCTCTCGGTGGTGCAAAACCCGATGGTGGCCGAGCAGGTCGAGCAGGACGCAAAATCCAGCGGGGAAGCCAAAGGAGCCTTGTTTTTCGGCCTGCAGGGATTGGCCATCAAGCTCAGCTACGGCCTGGCGGCGGCGCTGCTCGGTTTTTTGCAGTCGCAGTTCGGCTACAGCCCGGGCCAACCGCTGGGCATCCAGCTGGTGGGACCGATCGCCGGGGTGCTCGCCCTGGGGGCCGCCATCGCCTACGGGTTCTATCCGAAGGACTTTGAGCAATCGGCTACTCAGCCGGCGGAGACCAGAAAGTAG
- a CDS encoding sterol desaturase family protein, with product MLQAIAVAWLLLFVGDFVSTFCYHVPEHVFGKLHVSVHHAPRKNFRHYAVLSGRPSVVADGLLGALPYIALSVLLWSYSWQGVLLGMIFGQFHVWWRHTTALGWRTPGPIAWLCRWLLITTPEQHWRHHHNSTIGYGDIFTVFDTPARCMLKQLRRWRARYRYFLVSAG from the coding sequence ATGCTCCAAGCGATCGCGGTGGCCTGGCTACTGCTGTTTGTCGGCGATTTTGTTTCCACCTTTTGCTACCACGTTCCTGAGCACGTCTTCGGTAAATTGCACGTCAGCGTGCACCACGCCCCCCGCAAAAACTTCCGCCACTACGCCGTGCTTTCCGGCCGACCGAGCGTGGTCGCCGACGGCCTCCTGGGGGCCTTGCCCTACATCGCCCTTTCTGTGCTGCTGTGGTCCTACTCCTGGCAGGGCGTCCTGTTGGGGATGATCTTCGGCCAGTTCCACGTCTGGTGGCGGCACACGACGGCCCTGGGCTGGCGCACGCCCGGCCCGATCGCCTGGCTGTGCCGGTGGCTTTTGATTACTACGCCCGAGCAGCACTGGCGTCACCACCACAACAGCACCATCGGCTACGGCGACATCTTCACAGTCTTCGACACCCCGGCGCGCTGCATGCTCAAGCAACTGCGGCGCTGGCGGGCACGCTACCGCTACTTTCTGGTCTCCGCCGGCTGA
- a CDS encoding GUN4 domain-containing protein: MPLSFKVFTALCLSAVLAAPAGAELTSRNPYTRLVEVLRTGNWREAEQETRLLLLRSVGREEVGWLDVPAIQKLSCDDVRAVDRVWAAASAERLGFSAQKRLWQEISGEAGPPAAATFNANYDRFVERVGWRFGGEWVQDANLTFTTAAPAGHLSAIGRDGCFITFLTMLSRCGL, from the coding sequence ATGCCTTTGTCATTCAAGGTTTTCACCGCCTTGTGCCTGTCGGCCGTCCTGGCCGCACCTGCCGGGGCCGAGCTGACCTCGCGCAATCCTTACACCCGCCTCGTCGAGGTACTGCGCACCGGCAACTGGCGGGAGGCCGAGCAGGAGACGCGGCTGTTGCTGCTGCGCTCGGTGGGCCGCGAGGAGGTGGGCTGGCTGGATGTGCCCGCGATCCAGAAGCTTTCCTGTGACGACGTGCGGGCCGTTGACCGCGTGTGGGCGGCAGCGAGCGCCGAGCGCCTCGGCTTCAGCGCCCAGAAGCGCCTCTGGCAAGAAATTTCCGGCGAGGCCGGTCCGCCCGCCGCAGCTACCTTCAACGCCAACTACGACCGCTTCGTGGAGCGGGTGGGTTGGCGTTTCGGGGGCGAATGGGTCCAGGACGCCAATTTGACTTTTACGACCGCCGCCCCGGCGGGTCACCTCTCGGCCATCGGCCGTGACGGATGCTTTATAACGTTCCTCACGATGCTGTCGCGCTGCGGTTTGTAA
- a CDS encoding protein-disulfide reductase DsbD family protein, whose protein sequence is MFWFAVGFAVLTVPVAAIPVRSAHTEAELISEVRSVQPGRPFWVALRLKMDPEWHTYWLNPGDSGTATTLQWQQPAGIQAGPLRWPYPQRIAAPPLASYGYEGTVYLLSEIQAPADLKPGAKLALRAKAEWLECKVECLPGAGTVALELPVQAEATAPSVHADAIAAARGRLPVTIADWKLRAAVQEGQLILRATRPEWFAGEIGPVTFFPEQDLLIEPAAPQVLEVRPDGFLLKLKRSAVSTATPERIAGVLVAPAGWRGAGSEQALSVRVALEPVAAVLSAGAPDLAGLLVAVGFAFLGGMILNLMPCVLPVLSIKVLGFVQEARTGHAWRYGLAFTAGVLASFWLLAGGLLLLRAGGEQLGWGFQLQSPPFLVILCAVLFLFGLNLFGIFEVGTSLTRLGGAGPAGGLGGSFFSGVLATTVATPCTAPFMGSALGYALTQPVWAALLVFTALGLGMASPYLLLSLSPALLRFVPKPGAWMETFKQAMGFLLMGTVVWLGWVLGLQAGVSALAALLAALVVLGAAAWALGKWGHMAAPAPTRLTARVLAALGIVGALGVALVGVEQQSAASSGPTQATATPSEGIRWEAFSPQRVAALRAAGTPVFIDFTAAWCLSCQVNERVAFSSPQVREAFARGGFVMLKADWTKRDAAIAQALAQFGRSGVPLYVLYGPTAGAPPRILPEVLTPDIIVKALQELS, encoded by the coding sequence ATGTTTTGGTTTGCGGTCGGGTTTGCGGTCCTCACCGTGCCGGTAGCCGCTATCCCGGTGCGCTCCGCCCATACCGAGGCTGAACTCATCTCGGAGGTGCGCTCGGTCCAGCCGGGCCGGCCTTTTTGGGTGGCGCTGCGCCTGAAGATGGATCCCGAGTGGCACACCTACTGGCTCAATCCGGGGGACTCGGGCACGGCGACCACGCTGCAATGGCAACAGCCCGCCGGGATACAGGCCGGTCCCCTCCGCTGGCCCTATCCCCAGCGCATCGCCGCCCCGCCTCTCGCAAGTTACGGATACGAGGGGACGGTCTATCTGCTGAGCGAAATCCAGGCGCCCGCGGATCTCAAGCCCGGAGCAAAACTGGCGCTGCGCGCCAAAGCCGAGTGGCTGGAGTGCAAAGTAGAGTGCCTACCGGGGGCGGGCACCGTCGCCCTCGAATTGCCGGTTCAGGCGGAGGCTACTGCACCGTCGGTCCACGCCGATGCGATCGCTGCCGCCCGCGGCCGTCTGCCGGTGACCATTGCCGATTGGAAGCTGCGCGCGGCGGTGCAGGAGGGGCAGCTCATCCTGCGCGCCACCCGGCCCGAGTGGTTCGCAGGTGAAATCGGTCCGGTGACCTTTTTCCCGGAGCAAGACCTGCTGATTGAACCGGCGGCCCCCCAGGTGCTCGAAGTGCGTCCCGACGGCTTTTTGCTCAAGCTCAAGCGCTCCGCCGTCTCGACGGCGACCCCTGAGCGCATTGCGGGCGTGCTGGTGGCTCCTGCCGGTTGGCGCGGCGCTGGGTCGGAGCAGGCTCTGAGCGTCCGGGTCGCCCTTGAACCGGTCGCCGCCGTGCTGAGCGCCGGGGCGCCGGATCTGGCCGGGCTGCTGGTGGCGGTGGGTTTCGCTTTTTTGGGCGGGATGATCTTGAACCTGATGCCCTGCGTGCTGCCGGTGCTCTCGATCAAGGTGCTGGGTTTCGTGCAGGAGGCGCGCACAGGCCACGCCTGGCGCTACGGCCTTGCCTTTACCGCCGGGGTGCTCGCCTCCTTCTGGCTTTTGGCCGGCGGATTGCTGCTGTTGCGCGCCGGAGGCGAACAACTGGGGTGGGGCTTCCAGCTGCAGTCGCCGCCTTTTCTGGTGATCCTCTGCGCGGTGCTCTTTTTGTTCGGATTGAATCTTTTTGGCATCTTCGAGGTGGGTACTTCGCTGACCCGCCTGGGGGGAGCCGGTCCGGCCGGCGGCCTGGGCGGTTCGTTTTTTAGCGGGGTGCTCGCCACTACCGTCGCCACCCCCTGCACCGCCCCGTTTATGGGCTCGGCCCTCGGTTATGCCCTCACCCAACCTGTCTGGGCAGCATTGCTGGTCTTCACCGCCCTGGGCCTCGGCATGGCGAGCCCCTATTTGCTGCTTTCGCTCTCGCCTGCGCTCCTGCGCTTCGTGCCCAAGCCGGGTGCCTGGATGGAGACCTTCAAGCAGGCGATGGGCTTTTTGCTGATGGGCACCGTCGTCTGGCTGGGCTGGGTACTGGGCCTGCAGGCCGGGGTGAGTGCTCTGGCGGCGCTGCTGGCCGCCCTGGTGGTGCTCGGAGCCGCCGCCTGGGCGCTCGGCAAATGGGGCCACATGGCGGCTCCTGCCCCCACCCGCCTGACCGCCCGGGTGCTCGCCGCCCTCGGGATCGTCGGGGCGCTGGGCGTTGCTCTGGTCGGAGTCGAGCAGCAGTCCGCCGCTTCCTCCGGACCGACCCAGGCGACGGCAACTCCCTCCGAGGGCATCCGTTGGGAAGCATTCTCCCCACAGCGGGTAGCCGCCCTGCGCGCTGCCGGCACGCCGGTATTCATCGATTTCACCGCCGCCTGGTGCCTGAGTTGCCAGGTCAACGAGCGCGTCGCCTTCAGCTCGCCCCAGGTGCGCGAAGCCTTTGCCAGGGGCGGCTTTGTGATGCTCAAAGCCGACTGGACCAAGCGCGATGCCGCGATTGCCCAGGCGCTGGCACAATTTGGCCGCAGCGGCGTCCCTCTCTATGTGCTCTATGGCCCAACCGCCGGTGCCCCGCCCCGGATTTTGCCCGAAGTGCTCACTCCGGATATCATCGTGAAGGCACTTCAAGAATTGTCATAA
- a CDS encoding thioredoxin family protein has translation MKRKAFVMAALSLALVAANVSTVQADALVGQPAPSFTAADTNGKSHALTDFKGKYVVLEWTNYDCPFVVKQYSTQAMQEMQKMAAGKGVVWLSVNSSAAGKQGNYPAEKWNTLVKEKGAAPKAILLDGDGKIGQLYGAKTTPHMYIINPEGKLIYNGAIDDKPTTDAATKPQTNYVAAALTEAMAGKPVTVATTRPYGCSVKY, from the coding sequence ATGAAGAGGAAAGCGTTTGTGATGGCCGCCTTGAGCCTGGCACTGGTCGCTGCGAACGTCTCGACGGTGCAGGCCGACGCCCTGGTCGGTCAGCCGGCCCCCAGCTTCACCGCCGCCGACACCAACGGCAAGAGCCATGCGCTCACCGATTTCAAGGGCAAATACGTGGTCCTGGAGTGGACCAACTACGACTGCCCCTTCGTCGTCAAGCAGTACAGCACCCAGGCGATGCAGGAGATGCAGAAGATGGCCGCAGGCAAAGGCGTGGTCTGGCTGTCGGTAAATTCTTCCGCCGCCGGCAAGCAGGGCAACTATCCTGCTGAGAAGTGGAACACCCTAGTCAAAGAAAAAGGTGCCGCCCCCAAGGCGATCCTGCTGGACGGTGACGGCAAGATTGGCCAGCTGTACGGGGCCAAGACCACCCCGCACATGTATATCATCAACCCAGAAGGCAAGCTCATCTACAACGGCGCCATCGACGACAAGCCGACCACCGACGCCGCCACCAAGCCCCAGACCAACTACGTGGCCGCCGCCCTCACCGAAGCGATGGCCGGCAAGCCCGTCACCGTCGCCACCACCCGCCCCTACGGCTGCTCCGTCAAGTACTAA
- a CDS encoding LAGLIDADG family homing endonuclease translates to MFVIAQLHLAPLDAELVIRLFAGASTMGMDGVGSLEQGMALSESQRAVLQKYLIGEERTWEDVCRRVARFVAGAEKTPALQREWQERFFSILAPMKMLPGGSILANSDHGTHGLLNCFVLSAEDNIQEIAKLVTDAVLTTKFRGGVGINIGAHGQKGYIRPKGTPFADGKALGPCAVLDMVSETSKKITTGNKCFAAGTLLHTEQGYVPVEQVVAGVGTRVCTHQGFRNISERFDNGEAEVFRVTTRKGYSVEVTANHKMARLDENGDLLLDELSHLQVGDNLLLLLGSNPVTEKVRLQCIPAGYRSSIEIAQPPELDEQLAYLLGYAYGDGCVGRGATYNYLSLAVSHTYPNVRDQLAAIIREKFGLTTKIYSGSGAVWNLLVHSANLLDWLKANGLLKQKAADLAMPEAILRSPSSVVGAFLSGYFDADGCVRGGKGGYGFDCTSKAFVGAVQLLLLAEGIVSNLHTTDRSRQGWRTIYRLNVCGTEFKRRFQTLCCRSAKVVHSPMVLGRDGTGGYPPALVRGASYQRVVAVGGKHLLYTALLKVIEKTRTAGKQALAESLCQHVNYFPDPIVAIESVGTQRVYDIEVEGMHLLSGNGIYTSNSRRGAFMFSMHWKHPDVWEFIQAKTQSVMDARVARDLIERTADLAVDKGLSDVEKNARLDQLKQELTDTWTETHLSPKGTRDRRWHNANISVLVDDEFFDKLDEGNPGVVDLWNQIAQYAHDTADPGLLLSDNARRRSPIKNFITTTNPCVTADTWVHTGDGPRQARDLIGVQHSTYVNGELFSTTSAGFFATGVKPVLRLRTKEGHQLRLTGNHQVLKLTAQTRHRQYTEWVPAEQLNPGDRVMLHDHRGLQPWDGPGDAETGWLLGTLVGDGCFVRDNNGTLCAKLSFWEASAPEMPGRAVTLATSRANVGRKLAGTINAQGVASVQSSGLARLAATFKIVPGCKRVTSRVEQGSFEFYRGFLRGLFDADGSVQGDQQKGVSVRLSQSDLPTLEAVQRMLLRLGIASDIYKRREAQVRMLPDSRRQSAPYPCKSQYELVIAKDNLQVFAQLVGFEHPAKAARLAKLVDTYSRTPNRERFSATVESLTPDGIEEVYDCTVPGPARFDANGLVVHNCGEIWLPPNSACNLGSIVISKFMHRTERGVELDWEDLARTVEISTRFLDNVLDVAEFATPAQKHNVRNVFRQLGLGIMGWADWLKARRIPYDSEAHLREIDKVGRFIAERAYRTSEALAAEKGACGIWEEIKDVRPGNPFERWRDSTGRVLSGDEAAERAEALTQTPRRNSTVLSIAPTGSIAQLASCSWAFEPDFGLTIWKQVYVDASSSQQNWVQIPSPYVEALGLGEADRQIVLQTGSLQGTAFAAAHPEEAAAFKISREISWQWHVLAQSRWQNWVDSSISKTINCSRETTVEEIKEMYRFAQRNGLKGITVYREGTLESEPVKIGAIDQNEPAAAAQPVAPTADGNGNGYVPARPFATGAARPAMLDEEVSQAASLIGIHYDEGPMYLSEEAPVDDWTSSQFKGGCGGGVLHYQVWIRENGRRLLVVRSDSYSMCFVKS, encoded by the coding sequence GTGTTCGTTATTGCCCAACTGCATCTTGCCCCACTAGATGCGGAGTTGGTCATCCGATTATTTGCAGGAGCGAGCACCATGGGTATGGACGGGGTGGGAAGTCTTGAGCAGGGTATGGCTCTGTCGGAGTCCCAGAGGGCGGTTCTGCAGAAGTATCTGATCGGCGAGGAGCGTACCTGGGAGGATGTCTGCCGCCGCGTGGCGCGCTTCGTGGCCGGGGCCGAAAAAACCCCTGCCCTCCAGCGCGAGTGGCAGGAGAGGTTCTTTTCGATCTTGGCGCCGATGAAGATGTTGCCGGGCGGCTCGATCCTGGCCAACTCCGACCACGGCACCCACGGTTTGCTCAATTGCTTCGTGCTCTCGGCCGAGGACAACATCCAGGAGATCGCCAAACTCGTCACCGATGCCGTCTTGACCACCAAGTTCAGGGGCGGTGTCGGGATCAACATCGGCGCGCATGGCCAAAAGGGCTACATCCGGCCCAAAGGCACTCCCTTCGCCGACGGCAAGGCCCTCGGCCCCTGCGCAGTGCTCGATATGGTCTCGGAGACTTCCAAGAAGATCACCACCGGGAACAAGTGTTTTGCGGCGGGGACGCTCCTACACACCGAGCAAGGCTACGTGCCGGTCGAGCAGGTGGTGGCCGGGGTCGGGACCCGCGTCTGCACCCACCAGGGATTTCGCAACATCAGCGAGCGCTTCGACAACGGCGAGGCGGAAGTCTTCCGGGTCACCACCCGCAAAGGTTACAGCGTCGAGGTGACCGCCAATCATAAGATGGCCCGTCTGGACGAGAACGGCGATTTGTTGCTCGACGAGTTGAGCCACTTGCAGGTGGGCGACAACTTGCTGCTGCTTTTAGGCAGCAACCCGGTTACTGAGAAAGTGCGCCTTCAATGCATTCCGGCAGGCTACCGCTCATCGATAGAGATCGCCCAACCGCCGGAGCTAGACGAGCAACTCGCCTACTTGCTCGGTTATGCCTACGGCGACGGCTGCGTGGGCCGGGGTGCGACCTATAACTATTTGAGTCTGGCAGTTTCCCACACCTACCCCAACGTTCGCGATCAATTGGCGGCCATCATCCGCGAAAAATTCGGCCTCACCACCAAGATCTACAGCGGCAGCGGCGCTGTCTGGAACTTGCTCGTGCACTCAGCCAATCTGCTCGATTGGCTCAAAGCCAACGGCCTACTGAAGCAAAAAGCTGCCGATCTAGCAATGCCGGAAGCGATATTGCGCAGCCCCAGCTCGGTGGTCGGCGCTTTCTTGTCCGGGTACTTCGACGCCGATGGCTGCGTGCGCGGCGGCAAAGGTGGGTACGGATTCGACTGCACCAGCAAAGCGTTCGTCGGCGCGGTGCAGTTGCTCCTGCTTGCCGAGGGCATCGTGAGCAACCTGCACACCACCGATCGCTCCCGGCAGGGCTGGCGGACGATCTACAGGCTCAACGTCTGCGGCACCGAATTCAAGCGGCGCTTCCAGACGCTGTGCTGCCGGAGCGCCAAGGTGGTGCACTCACCGATGGTCCTGGGTCGGGATGGCACCGGGGGCTATCCGCCCGCTTTGGTGCGGGGGGCGTCCTACCAGCGCGTCGTGGCCGTTGGCGGCAAGCACCTGCTCTACACAGCCCTGCTCAAGGTGATTGAGAAGACCCGGACGGCCGGCAAACAGGCCCTTGCCGAATCGCTGTGTCAGCACGTCAACTACTTTCCGGACCCAATCGTGGCGATCGAGTCTGTCGGAACCCAGCGAGTTTACGACATCGAAGTAGAAGGCATGCATCTACTTTCCGGAAACGGCATCTACACGTCCAATTCCCGCAGGGGAGCTTTCATGTTCTCCATGCACTGGAAGCACCCGGACGTCTGGGAGTTCATCCAGGCGAAGACCCAGTCGGTCATGGACGCTCGTGTAGCCCGCGACTTGATCGAACGGACAGCGGATTTAGCTGTGGATAAAGGTCTGTCCGATGTTGAAAAAAATGCCCGGCTAGACCAGCTCAAGCAGGAATTGACCGACACCTGGACTGAGACGCACCTCTCGCCCAAGGGCACCCGCGATCGCCGCTGGCACAACGCCAACATCTCGGTCCTGGTCGACGACGAATTTTTCGACAAACTCGACGAGGGCAATCCCGGTGTCGTTGATCTGTGGAATCAGATTGCGCAGTACGCTCACGATACCGCCGATCCTGGCTTGCTTCTCAGCGACAATGCCAGGCGCCGCTCACCAATAAAAAATTTCATTACAACTACGAACCCTTGCGTGACGGCCGACACCTGGGTGCATACCGGCGACGGTCCCCGCCAGGCGCGCGATCTGATCGGTGTCCAGCACAGCACCTACGTCAACGGGGAGCTATTCAGCACCACGAGCGCCGGTTTTTTTGCCACCGGTGTCAAGCCGGTGCTGCGCCTGCGCACCAAAGAAGGCCACCAGTTGCGGCTTACGGGCAATCACCAGGTGCTCAAGCTCACCGCCCAGACGCGCCACCGGCAGTACACCGAGTGGGTACCGGCGGAACAGTTGAATCCTGGAGACCGGGTGATGCTCCACGACCACCGCGGTCTGCAACCGTGGGACGGCCCCGGCGACGCCGAAACTGGCTGGCTTCTGGGGACGCTGGTGGGCGACGGCTGCTTTGTGCGCGACAACAACGGCACGCTCTGCGCGAAGCTCAGTTTCTGGGAAGCTTCCGCCCCCGAAATGCCCGGTCGCGCCGTGACCCTGGCGACGAGCCGCGCCAACGTCGGCCGCAAGCTCGCAGGCACCATCAACGCCCAGGGCGTGGCAAGTGTCCAATCTTCGGGTTTGGCCCGGCTGGCTGCCACCTTCAAGATCGTTCCCGGCTGCAAGCGGGTGACGTCCCGGGTCGAGCAGGGAAGCTTTGAATTTTATCGCGGCTTCCTGCGGGGGCTGTTCGACGCCGACGGCAGCGTGCAAGGCGATCAGCAAAAAGGCGTCAGCGTGCGCCTCAGCCAGAGCGACCTGCCGACGCTCGAAGCGGTACAGCGGATGCTGCTGAGACTCGGAATCGCCTCGGACATTTACAAGCGCCGCGAAGCCCAGGTGCGGATGCTGCCCGACAGCCGCCGCCAAAGCGCACCCTACCCGTGCAAGAGCCAGTACGAACTGGTGATCGCGAAGGACAACCTTCAAGTCTTTGCGCAACTGGTTGGCTTCGAGCACCCGGCCAAAGCCGCTCGCCTGGCCAAACTGGTGGATACCTACAGCCGCACGCCCAACCGCGAACGGTTCAGCGCCACCGTCGAATCGCTCACACCCGACGGGATCGAGGAAGTGTATGACTGCACCGTCCCGGGGCCGGCCCGCTTCGACGCCAACGGTCTGGTGGTACACAACTGCGGAGAAATCTGGTTACCCCCGAACTCGGCGTGCAACCTGGGATCGATCGTGATTTCCAAGTTCATGCACCGCACCGAGCGGGGCGTCGAACTCGATTGGGAAGACCTGGCCCGCACGGTCGAAATCTCGACGCGCTTTTTGGACAACGTGCTCGATGTGGCCGAATTTGCCACCCCGGCCCAGAAGCACAACGTCCGCAACGTCTTTCGGCAGTTGGGACTCGGGATCATGGGTTGGGCCGACTGGCTGAAGGCCCGCCGCATTCCTTATGACTCCGAGGCGCACCTTCGAGAGATCGACAAAGTCGGCCGCTTCATCGCTGAGCGCGCCTACCGCACCTCCGAGGCGCTTGCCGCCGAAAAAGGCGCCTGCGGTATCTGGGAGGAGATCAAAGATGTGCGCCCCGGCAACCCCTTCGAGCGCTGGAGGGACTCCACCGGCCGCGTTCTCAGTGGCGACGAGGCGGCAGAGCGCGCCGAAGCGCTGACCCAGACACCTCGGCGCAACTCGACGGTGCTCTCGATTGCCCCCACCGGTTCGATCGCGCAACTGGCCTCCTGTTCGTGGGCCTTCGAACCCGACTTCGGGCTCACGATCTGGAAGCAGGTCTACGTGGACGCCTCTAGTTCCCAGCAAAACTGGGTGCAGATCCCCAGTCCCTACGTCGAGGCGCTGGGTCTGGGGGAGGCAGATCGCCAGATCGTGCTGCAGACCGGCTCGCTGCAGGGCACCGCCTTCGCGGCGGCGCACCCTGAAGAAGCCGCCGCCTTTAAAATCTCGCGTGAGATCTCCTGGCAGTGGCACGTGCTCGCCCAGAGCCGCTGGCAAAACTGGGTGGACAGCAGCATCAGCAAGACGATCAACTGCAGTCGCGAGACCACCGTCGAAGAAATCAAGGAGATGTACCGCTTCGCCCAGCGCAACGGCCTCAAGGGGATCACCGTCTACCGCGAGGGCACCCTCGAATCGGAACCGGTCAAAATCGGCGCCATCGACCAAAACGAGCCGGCCGCAGCTGCGCAGCCCGTGGCACCGACGGCCGACGGCAACGGTAACGGCTATGTCCCTGCCCGACCCTTCGCCACGGGCGCAGCGCGCCCTGCGATGCTGGACGAAGAGGTCTCCCAGGCGGCCTCACTCATCGGCATCCACTACGACGAAGGCCCAATGTATCTGAGTGAGGAGGCTCCGGTCGACGACTGGACCAGCAGCCAGTTCAAGGGCGGCTGCGGCGGCGGGGTACTCCACTACCAAGTGTGGATCCGCGAGAACGGCCGCCGGTTGCTAGTGGTGCGCTCAGACTCCTACTCGATGTGCTTCGTGAAAAGCTGA
- a CDS encoding PCP reductase family protein — MHPEFPHTRIAGITGELVWTPEALVKLRKIPYFVRSQARLRIEELARASEVDLITVELVQKARLEFGQ; from the coding sequence GTGCATCCTGAATTTCCTCACACCCGCATTGCCGGGATCACAGGCGAACTGGTGTGGACGCCGGAGGCGCTGGTCAAACTGCGGAAGATTCCTTATTTCGTCCGGTCCCAGGCCCGTCTTCGCATTGAGGAATTGGCCCGCGCGAGCGAGGTTGACCTCATCACCGTCGAGCTCGTCCAAAAAGCCCGTTTGGAGTTTGGTCAATAA